The Romeriopsis navalis LEGE 11480 DNA window CTGGATGGGTTCGGCGATCAGCGGTACGATCGACCGTTCTGACTGTTCTGCCGCTTCTGCCGCAATCTTCTGCCATCGCGCCTGCTTCTTGGCATTCGGCTGGAGTAATGTGCGTTCACTAATAATTGGCACAATCCGTGCGACGCCCAACTCCGACACCTGTCGCACGACCTCATCAAACCCACTGCCCTTGGGTAGGGCGATCGCCAACGTCACCCAATGTGGCAGCTCCGAATCCACTGCCACAGGTTCAATGATGGTCGCAACCGTCTCCCCAATTTTCGCCAGCCAAGTCTGCCCTTGGCCATCCATTGCGATAAACCGATCGCCCACCTTCAGCCGCAACACCCGCTGAAGATAGTGGGACTGCGTTTTTTCAAGGGTGATTGTCCCATCCTGAATTTGCGCTGGGCTAACCACGACCCGCTGCAATTGAGCCAAGACAACCTCCATCAACTTCGTAACTGTGATTAAACAACGCTACTGAAAAATTTGCTCGATCAATGCCGCAAATCCCGGCAACATTGGCGAACTCAAAGTATCGCGGTTCGATAGTGTGC harbors:
- a CDS encoding 16S rRNA (uracil(1498)-N(3))-methyltransferase, giving the protein MAQLQRVVVSPAQIQDGTITLEKTQSHYLQRVLRLKVGDRFIAMDGQGQTWLAKIGETVATIIEPVAVDSELPHWVTLAIALPKGSGFDEVVRQVSELGVARIVPIISERTLLQPNAKKQARWQKIAAEAAEQSERSIVPLIAEPIQWKKYLQSEPSCGQRFLCWERGDSPALLDALPQAAVELAIGPEGGWTTAEVEAAVAVGYQPVSLGKRILRAVTAAVAVMAIVAAAQERCTATGQQ